In Jaculus jaculus isolate mJacJac1 chromosome 2, mJacJac1.mat.Y.cur, whole genome shotgun sequence, the genomic window TGAAGGGGCCTTGGGCCCGGAGGTCCCCTCCCCTCAGCTCGGAGCCGCGGGGGCCCTGAGCGCGTGGGTTTCCCGGGTCTGCGGCGCCGGAGACCGCAGTTCCCCGTGGCCTCCCAGCCCACGCCCTGGTGTCTCGGGCCGTCGTGTGGCCGAGCCTAGCGGCTGGCCTGCCCCCAGCCCAGGCCGGCCGCGGCGCCTCCGGAGCCCCTCCGTGGGCTCGGGCTCCCAGCTCCAGAGGGCCCGGCCCCGCGGCTCCCAGAGGGCTCCAGGCCCTGGCCGGCGGAGGCGAGGAGCCGAGGGATGACGGGCAGCCTCCGGGAGGAGGAGGGGTGCTCATGCCTGTCTCCCCGCCTCGGCAGACAAGCAGAATGAAGTAGAGATCCCCTCACCCACGACCAAGGAGCGAGAGTCGCAGGAAGCCCCGCGGAAGAGGCCGCCCCAGCAGCCCCCGGCCCGCGGGCGGCAGTGCCAGCCCATGTCCCAGATCTCGGGGCTGAAGAAGCTCGAGCACGGCAGCGGCCTGAGCCCCGCCAGCATCCCGCGCTTTGGGGTGAAGACGGAGCACGAGGAGCTTCTGGCCCAAGTGGGTGGAGGCGCGGCGGAGACAACGCGCTTCCTCCCGGGGCCACGAGGGGGCCTGGGCGGTGGGAAGCGGAGCTCGAGGTGCTgcggacgggggtgggggggtcagaGCGCGGAGTCGCGGCCCTCATTCAACCACTCACCGTTAATCGAGCATCTACTTTTGAACTCTGGAGATTAAGtcagtgtgtacacacacacacacacacacacacacacacacacacaaacacggtGCTGGAAGATTTGTGATTGCTTAGAGGCTGAGCTTGGTCAGCCAGTCATCCCCGATAGTAAACGTCATTTTCTCTGAGCTTTGCTCCCACCATCCACTAAGGtctggggctgtggctcagttggcagagtgctgaCCTGTCATGCATAAAGCcctcggttcgattcccagcATTGCATAAATGACTGTGCACGCCTGTCATTCCAGCGCTCTCGGAGGCAGGGTTGTTCTCCGCGACATACAGAATTCTAGACCAGTCTTccatacatgagatcctgtctcaaaaaagttgtATTCTGTGAGCAGTTATGGTTCCAGCTGATTGGGAAGGTACCTACATAAGGGCCTGGGGCCATTGCAGGCTTTTAACCTCTGACCTCCCACCTCCTCCCAGGAACTGGAGAACTTGAACAAGTGGGGCCTGAACATCTTTTGCGTGTCTGACTACGCCGGAGGCCGCTCACTGAGCTGTATCATGTACTCGATATTTCAGGTGATGGGGGCAAAGGAGAGTGGGCTGGGATCTGAGGGTGCCGGGCAGGGTGCACAGGGCCACTGAGGATCACTACCCTGGCCCTGCTGGCTCCCAGGAGCGGGACCTGCTGAAGAAATTCCACATCCCTGCGGACACCATGGTGACCTACATGCTGACGCTGGAGGACCACTACCACGCAGATGTGGCCTACCACAACAGCCTGCACGCAGCCGATGTGCTGCAGTCTACCCACGTGCTGCTGGCCACGCCTGCGCTGGACGTGAGTGAGGGCCACCTCCCCGTCACCGTCCTCACTTCTCGGTCTGATCCATGGTTCCTTCATTTCGTCCCTCTCACtaatcctttctctcctctcacctTTCTGGAACCCCACCTCCAACTTCCCTCATCCTTCTCTTGCCTGTCTGCCTCATTCCCTTCGTGTTATCCTGTACTTCTCTCCCTGCCCCAGGCGGTTTTCACGGACCTGGAGATTCTGGCGGCCCTCTTTGCAGCCGCCATCCACGATGTAGACCACCCTGGGGTCTCCAACCAGTTCCTCATCAACACCAGTGAGTGGCCCTTCTCAGGCGGCAGGGGCAGGCTGGCTGCTGGGTTGTAGCCAggcgcagtggcgcacgcctttaatcccagcactccggagacagaggtaggaggattgctgtgagttcgaggccaccctgagactagagtgaattccaggtcagcctgggctacagtgagatcttacctggataaacaaaaaaaaagcaactatgTATGTTCCAAAGGAGTTTGGTAAATTGGAGGCGGGGCCAACTCGGCTGAGGGTGGAGCTAATCTAGTTTGGGCTGAGGCCCTCAGGCTATGAATGAAGTCATTTCAGCTATGTAGAGCTGGCCAGCTGGCCTCAGGGAGGGGCTGGCCTTGTTGGACAGACTGAGGGCTGAGCTTGTGGGGATGAGTCCCAGGTCTGGTGGGCTGGAGACTGGGTGGAAAAGACAAGGGTGGAGCTTTTGTGGGATGACAGAACCCACGGGGCTGAGGGTTGTGCTGAACAGGCCAGGAAGGCCAGCTAGACTGAGGTGGACCCAGTTGGGCTGTGTAGACTATGCCTGCGGTGCCAGGAGCCATCCAAGTTGGGGACCTGGCTTGACAGCCTGAGTGGGACCAAGCAGCCTCACGACTGAGCTTGTGGAAATGGAGGCATGGCTAGTCAGTGGAAGGCTGGCAATTATGGATGTAGGGCATGGGAAGTGGAGGGCAGAGCTTGTGGGGATGAGGGTATGGTCAGTCGATCTGAGAGTGTGGGTTATGAAGAATGGGGTGTGGTCAGTCAGACTGGAGGCAGGGTGATCGACTGGGTTGCCTCCCCTGACCTTCCTGGCCTGGACTGCAGATTCGGAACTGGCCCTCATGTACAATGACGAGTCGGTGCTGGAGAATCACCACCTGGCTGTAGGCTTCAAGCTGCTGCAGGAGGAGAACTGTGACATCTTCCAGAACCTCAGCAAGCGCCAGCGGCAGAGCCTGCGCAAGATGGTCATCGACATGGTGGGCGGGGACAGGGACAGGGACGGAATGGGAAAAGCCAGGCTGAGAAGCCTGGGTTTTGGAGAGGGCAGATCTGAGGCCCAGAGGAACCTTCCAAAACCCACAGGTTCTGCAGAGTGAAAACTTGCAAGACCTCAATGGAGACAGTGGTTGGGGTTAATGGATGGGCCTCAGTTGCCCCTTGACACCCCCTTGCCCACAGGTGTTGGCCACAGACATGTCCAAGCACATGACCCTCCTGGCTGACTTAAAGACCATGGTGGAGACTAAGAAAGTGACCAGCTCGGGTGTTCTATTGCTGGACAACTACACGGACCGCATCCAGGTACCTCCCTGTAGGAACTCTGTCCTCTTTCCTGCCTCACCCCTTCAGGTCTGGGTAGCTGTCCTGCGCTCAGACTCTTACTTTCTCAATGTCACCCTTCttcctgtttgtttctttctctgtcttctgctcTTCCTTTTCCAACCACACttccccattcctccctttttCCCCATTCCTCCTTCAGCCGTCCCACGTCTTCCCAAACCTTTCCCTCCATACTGCCTCCCATTTGTGCCCCATTTCTctcagccctccccccaccccatcccactcACTTCTTGCTCTCTTCCTTTTATCCTAGCCTCTTTTCCCCATTCCCTCCTCCTTGTGGAGGTGAGAAATTCATAGCCAGGGGCtgcggagagatggctcagtcggtaaAGCCCTTGCTTCACCAACATGAGACCCTGAGTTTGGAatcctggcacccatgtaaatgccaagcatgttggtgcacaccagTAATAccaacatttgggagacagaaacagTCAGATCTGCAGCATTTGCtcactagctagactagctgaattggtgagctatgGGGTTAGTGAGAGACCTGACCCGTCTCAGTAAGAAAGGTGGAAGGAAAATGATTGGGGAAAACGCAAATACCAATATTAGGGTTCtagatgcatacatgcatgcacctaATCCCccacacaaaaatatttatttgcaaggagagagatagaatgggcaccaaggcctcttactactgcaaacacactccagatgcatgcaccattttgtgcatctggctttatgtaggtactggggaatcaaatcctgaccatcaggctttgcaagcaatcatctttaaaaaaatttttttgaggaaagtccaatagactggcctttttaaaaattatttatttgagagataaggtagaaagagagagagaatgggcacatcagggcctctagccactgcaaactccagattcatgtacccccttgtgcatctggcttacgtgggtcctgggtcctttggctttgcagacaagtgccttaaccactaagccatctctccagcccctggcctctTTTTAtgtgaaaggggagggagggagaatattggcacaccagggcctccagccagtgcagttgaactccagacgcatgcaccaactcatgtatctggtttatgtgggtcctgggaactcgaaccagtgtcctttggctttgtaggaaagcaccttaaggtgctaagccatctttccagcctttcattttggttttttgaggtagggtctcactttagcccagctgacctggaattcactgtgtagtctcaggctggcctcaaactcacagcaatcctcctaccttgccctcctgagtgctggcatttaaggcttgtgccaccacacctaactaaaagccctcttttttaaattaaaaaaaaaaaattattggggctggggagatggctcaacagtgaaaggggctttcttgcaaagcctgctggcctgggtccaattccccaacaCTCATGTTTACACAAAAATtggcttaagggctggagagatggcttagcagtcaagcgcttgcccttgaagcctaaggacactagatcaaggctcgattccccaggacccacgttagccagaggcacaagggggcgcacgtgtctggaattcgtttgcagtggctggaggccctggcacactcattctctctctctatctgcctcttctctgtcttgtcactttcaaataaatacataaaaataaaaaccaaaaaaaattggcTTAAGTGCCGgctgtggtgatacacacctttaatcccagctcttgggaggcagaggtaggaggatcgccatgagtttgaggccaccctgagactacatagtgaattccaggtcagcctgggctagagtgagaccctgcctcaaaaaaccaaaagaaaacagaaaaaaattggcTCAagttctggtgttcatttgagagaccttggcatgttcatacacacacatacacaagtgcaagtaaataaacatttaaaaaagagggctagaggctggagagatggcttagtggttaaggcacttgcctgcaatgtcaaaggacccgggttcaaatcTCCACcatccacataaaccatatgcacatggtgtcatatgcatctggggtttgttagcagtggctggaggccctggtatgcccattctctctttctgcctctctctgcctctttctctctatctctctctgaaataaataaaaataaaatatttcttaaagtgttttttttttaagaggggctgagggatggcttagcagttaaggcgtttgcctgaaaacctgaaggacccaagttcgattccccaggactcacattagccagatgcacaagggggcacatgtgtctggagtttgcaatggctggaggccctagtgcacccattgtctctctctgtctccccctttctctgtcaaatgaataaataaataaaattttaaaaaaagaggactagggctggagagatggcttagcagttaaggcgtttgcctgcaaagccaaaggatcccggtttgattctccaggacccacataagccaaatgcacaagaacacacatgcatctggagttcatttgtattagctagaggccctggcgtgcccattctctctctctctctctctctgactcttactctctctcaaataaaataaacaaggggtgccgggcatggtggcacataccattaatcccagtacttgggaggcagaggtaggaggattactgtgagttcaaggccacactgcaactacatagtgaattccaggtcagcctgggctacctagagtgaggccctacctcgaaaaagcaaacaaacaaacaaaaaaagagggctggaaagatggcttagtggttaagtgcacttcttatgcaagcatgaaggccaaGGAGGCCTAAAGCCACCCCAGTTCagatctctagatcccatgtaaacaaccaagcatggccacacacctgtaatgccatttcctcaaaggggagcagagaccagtcAGCTGGGCccatgaaaaacagcaagctctgatatcagtaagagactcttgcTCAAAATGAGAATGAACAATGAGTGATGTAGCAGAACATCCAACTTTCTGCTGCTCCAGGCACTGTGGGTGAGCACCCTCTACCATAGGCAGGGACCCCCCCATAGGCTAGCACCCCTTGCACCCCTTGCTGCAGGTGAGCGTATGTGACACTggaagggcacatacacatgcatacaccacacacacaacacattacacacagcaaaaacaaattgctgggtgtggtggcgcacaactttaatcccagcttttgggaggcagaagtaggaggatccgccgtgagtttgagactaccctgagactacatagtgaattccaggtcagactggcctaaagcaagaccctgcctcaaaaagaaagaaggaaaggaaggaaggaaggaaggaataaagacaGACAACAGAAAGTCTGAGGTCCCTAGACTAGGTCTGGCCTCTCAAACGTCCTCTCCCCTCGCCCACATAGGTCCTCCGCAATATGGTGCACTGTGCAGATCTCAGCAACCCCACCAAGCCACTGGAGCTGTACCGCCAGTGGACCGACCGCATAATGGCTGAGTTCTTCCAACAAGGTGACCGCGAACGGGAGCGAGGCATGGAGATCAGCCCCATGTGTGACAAGCACACGGCCTCCGTGGAGAAGTCTCAGGTACACGCTGGGCCGTGAGTGCGCAGCTGAGGCCTACCCCACCAACCACTTCGCCTGGACGCCCAAGTAGTCCTGGCCCACTCCTGCTCAGTGTCAAGTTTTgctgttttccttctctttccctctcttttaaaatttatttttttactttttatttttcaaggtagggtctttctgtagcctgacctggaattcactttgtagtctcagggtggcctcgaactcatgacgatcctcctacctatgcctcccaagtgctgagattaaaggcacgcactagggctggagagatggcttagcagttaaggcgcttgcctgcaaagcctaagaacctaggttcagttctccaggtcccatgtaagccagatgcacatggtggtacatgcatctggaggccgtttgcagtggctacaggccctggcatgcccattctcaccctctcctctctgtctctaataaataagtaaaaaataaataaatcttaaaaaaaaaagacgtgcTACAATGTCCcactcataacttttttttttcctgcagtaggatgacctggaattcactatgtagtctcagggtggccttgaactcattgcgatcctcctacctctgcctcccaaatgctgggattaaaaagcgtgcgccaccatgtgcccagcttattctttttttttttttttcctcaatttttattaacattttccatgattataagaaatatcccatggtaataccctccctcccctcactttcccctttgaaattccattccccattatatcccctccccatttaaaaaattttattttatttactgctgaatacAACTCCCTCATATAAATGTCCCACATCATCATTATCTATTCaccagttaagggacatctaggtttgttccatttcctagctattgtgaataaagtagCAATAAACATACATGGatatacaagtatctctaaggtagtgagacgagtccttaggatatgcctaggagagctatagctgggtcatatggtagatctatttctagctgtctcaggaacctccacagatttccacaatggctgggccagattgcattcccaccaacagtgcagaagtgtGGTGTTCCACTTtatccatatcctcaccagcatttattaccatttgttttctttttaaattttttaaattttattttacttatttgagagaggaaaaaaagagggagagagagagaaaaaaaaaatgaacatgctggtaccctcagccactgcaaatgaactccaaatgtatgtgccaccttgtgcatctggcttacgttgttgctggggaattgaacctgggtcctttagctttgcagactagcaccttaaccgctaagctatctatccagccctgtcatttgttttctttttttctttcctttttttttttccccaaggtagggtcttactgtagctcaggctgacctggaattcactatgtagtctctgggtggcctcaaactcactcatggccatcttcttgcctctgtctcccaggtgctgggattaaaggcgtgcaccacaatggcCAGtgaccatctgtatttcttcttttgagaactctgtatttagttccataacccatttaaaaatacatatttatttgtttatttatttgagagagaggcagagagaatgaatgggcgctggcacaccagggcctccagctgctgcaaaggaaccctacacacttgcgccaccttgtgtgtctggctggcttacatgagtcctagtgaatcaaacctgaatcctttggcttgcaggcaagcaccttaatggctaagccatctccagcccccatatcccAGTTTTGGGTTggattgtttcatttcttattatttagggttttgttgttattgttgttttgtttttttgaggtagggtatcactctagcccaggctggcctggaattcactatgtagtctcagggtagccttgaactcatggcaattctcctacttctgcctcctgagtgctgggattagaggcatgtgccactgtgtctggcattatttagttttttgagttctttgtatatcctgaatattaatcctctgtcatatgtataaactgacaaagatttttctctcattctgtaggttgcctctttgctctattcccagtgtcctttgctgtacaaaagctttgtaatttcatgaggtgccaGTGGTTAGTGGTTTtactgagcaactggggttatattcagaaagttgctgcatatgccagtatgttgaagtgtttcccctggCAGTTTCATAGTTGCAGGTCTGATATtaggacttgattcttgtgcatggagagagataaggatctattttcatacttctacatacagatatccagttttcccagtaccatttattaaagaggctgtcttttagctgggcacggtggcacacactttaatcccagaactcaggtggcagaggtaggagaatcaccatgagttcgaggctaccctgagactacatagtgaattccaggccagcctgagctagagtgagaccctaccttgaacaaaataaattttttttttaattttagagagagtgacggagagagaattggctcaccagggactcagccactgcaattgcactCCAGACACTTACGCCGCTGgtggacatgtgcaactttgtacttacctcacttttgtgtgtatggcttatgtggaatctggagagttgaacatgggtctttacctttttttgaggcaattgtgaatgggagtgattccctgatttcatactTGACATGTTTGTTGTTACTACATAGGAAGTCTACTGGTttgtgtgtattgattttgtatcctgctatgttgataacgttttttttttttttttagctctgacagtttgctggtagagtctttagcgtcctttatgtttagaatcatatcatctgcaaataatgataatttgatctcttcccttccaatttgtatgctttttaaaaattatttgtttattttatttatttgagagtgataggcagagagaaaaagaggcagagagagaatgggtgcgccagggcctccaactactgcaaaccaactccagccatgtgtgcccccttgtgcatctggctaacatgggtcctggggaatcgagcctcaaaccggggtccttaggcttcacaggcaagggcttaaccactaagccatctctccagcccaatttgtatcccttttatgtgtgtcttgccttattgctatagctaagacttctagtactatattaaataaaagtggggatagtggacatccttgtctctgattttaatggaaaagcttagGGTTTTTCCCACTTTgtatgttgtctgtaggcttgtcataaacagcctttattattttgagatatgttccttctattcccagtttccttAGGACTTGTatgatgaagggatgttggattttgtcaaatgccttttctgcatcaattgagatgatcatgtgatttttttttccttccatccacttatgtgatgtattacatttatagatttgcatatgttgaacatccctgtatctctgggatggAACCTTCTTGGTTATGGTTGATGATCTTCCTAATGTGTTCTTtctatggactttttttttttttttttttgagtcagagtctcactgtagacttggatgatctgaaactcactctgcagcccagactgaccttgaattcatggcgatcccctacctctgcctcctgagtactgctgggattaaatgcataagCCATCATACTCAGCTTAGTTTTAGTTGGTGAGTCAGGGTCAGTTCATTGTAGCACATTGTAGCACTGGCTGGTCTAAAACTCTTTATGTAGCTAAAATTCAGCTTGaattcctcagcctcccaaatgctgagagtATAGGCCTGGGCCACCATACTTGGTTGTATCCAGGGGATAGAACCAAGGTCTTCATGCATACTAGGCTTAGATCCTAGAAGCatggtttctgttttattttatttttcccttagaAGCATAACTTTCATATTATTAGTTCCCAACACCTGCTAGCTGGTAGCACTACCCATCCACTGCCCACCTGTTCAGACCGCTATCTTCTCCCCCCAGGTGGGTTTCATTGACTATATCGTGCATCCATTGTGGGAGACTTGGGCAGACCTTGTCCACCCAGATGCCCAGGAGATCCTGGATACTTTGGAAGATAACCGGGACTGGTACTATAGTGCCATTCGGCAGAGCCCATCTCCACCACCTGAAGATGAGCCAGGGAGACCAGGCCACACTGGCCCACCTGATAAATTCCAGTTTGAGCTGACattggaagaggaggaggaggaggaggatgcatTGGATGTGCAGCAGTTTCCCACAGCGGAAGAACAGTCTCTAGCTACAGTTGAGCTCCTGGCCTCTGCTGAGGAGACAGCCAGGATGGAGGCTCAGGACTCCACAGTCTCATCAGTGGAGGAGGAAGCCAAGCCGTGGCAGGGTGTGGACTCAGCATGCAGAGTGCCAGAACCTGTGGGCCTGGAGGAGTGCATTGAGATTGCAGGCTGTGGCAgcccctctggctttgcaagcccGCTTCTGCCTGTTTTGAGGACCCCCTCCACTGAAGAGGAGACCCCGGGCCACCCGGGCCTCCCCTCCACGGCGGCCGAGGTGGGGGCCCTAAGAGATCATCTGGTCGCCAAGAGAGCTTGCTGTGCCTGCTCGGGGACACCAGGGGAAGACAAGGCCACCCTCCCAGTTCCAAGTGGGTGGGGATCAGGTGGAGACCCTACCTGATTGCTACCCACCTTACCCTGAGTTCCTCTTTGCTCCCCACTCTCCCCGTCTGCCACCGCCTCAGACAACCTCCTCCGCTGCCTCAGAGACTCTTGGCCCTCCTgacaaataacaaaacagaaaagtggggggttttctcttttctttttttcccctcctcccctgTCCCCTCCATCCATGAGGCCTTTTTATGGAGGTGGGGGCTGGGAAGGCAGGGACTAAGGTCCCAGAaaaagggattttattttttgaattttaactgtaatatttttagaaaaagaacaaaaagaaaaaaaaaaaaaagaggatgaaacACGACAACTGTAGATGCCCTGCTTCCCCTCTGTCTTGATTAACCCCCTTTCCACCTCTGACCCCTGTATCCTGCCCCTCACCCCCACAACACTACCTTAAAGTCCAAGGCTCCATCTTCCCGCCCTTGGGACTTTCTCACTGAGACCCAAGCACAGGTGAGAAGTGGCCTTCTGAGCTGCTCTGAATTTTGGAGGGGCTTCTGGAACCCAGCCAGTAATAGCCATGGGGGGAGTTGGTGGGAGGGGGCTGGTCATTGCAGgggtctccccctctctctggctcactGTCCCCCTTCCACAGATGTCTTCCTTATCATTTTGCACAATCCTAGCCATAGGGATGGAGGGAGGTTCAGCCAACTATTGCTTTAAGATCTAGGGGGTCACCACTCCACCAGCCAGACTCAATTCCTGGGTCTACTGAAAGCCTGAGCCCCCTCCTTCCACTTGCCATCCCTTTGCCAATCCACTTTGGGTTCATTTGAGTTCTTTTCATCAGAGGAAGGGGTTTTGACCTGCACACACGTACATACCTTTTGTTTCTGCCTTAATGATTCCCATGGCCATAGGAGTTGACGAAATGACCCTCACTTCTGCCTACCCCTTGCATGGGGCCAGGGCCAGGACCAGCACCCCCACCGCCAGGCACACAACACTCTGAACCTAGCCTACCCAGTTCCCTCCCAGATTTCCACCCAGCACCCGTccccatcttt contains:
- the Pde4a gene encoding cAMP-specific 3',5'-cyclic phosphodiesterase 4A isoform X4, which produces MPLVDFFCETCSKPWLVGWWDQFKRMLNRELTHLSEMSRSGNQVSEYISTTFLDKQNEVEIPSPTTKERESQEAPRKRPPQQPPARGRQCQPMSQISGLKKLEHGSGLSPASIPRFGVKTEHEELLAQELENLNKWGLNIFCVSDYAGGRSLSCIMYSIFQERDLLKKFHIPADTMVTYMLTLEDHYHADVAYHNSLHAADVLQSTHVLLATPALDAVFTDLEILAALFAAAIHDVDHPGVSNQFLINTNSELALMYNDESVLENHHLAVGFKLLQEENCDIFQNLSKRQRQSLRKMVIDMVLATDMSKHMTLLADLKTMVETKKVTSSGVLLLDNYTDRIQVLRNMVHCADLSNPTKPLELYRQWTDRIMAEFFQQGDRERERGMEISPMCDKHTASVEKSQVGFIDYIVHPLWETWADLVHPDAQEILDTLEDNRDWYYSAIRQSPSPPPEDEPGRPGHTGPPDKFQFELTLEEEEEEEDALDVQQFPTAEEQSLATVELLASAEETARMEAQDSTVSSVEEEAKPWQGVDSACRVPEPVGLEECIEIAGCGSPSGFASPLLPVLRTPSTEEETPGHPGLPSTAAEVGALRDHLVAKRACCACSGTPGEDKATLPVPSGWGSGGDPT
- the Pde4a gene encoding cAMP-specific 3',5'-cyclic phosphodiesterase 4A isoform X6; translated protein: MRSSGAPQARSRPPALALPLGSESLTHFSFSDEDTCRHPPGRSVSLEAENGPTPSPGRSPLDSQASPGLVLHAGTATSQRRESFLYRSDSDYDMSPKTMSRNSSVTSEAHAEDLIVTPFAQVLASLRSVRSNFSLLTNVPIPSNKRSPLGGPTPVCKATLSEETCQQLAKETLEELDWCLEQIETMQTYRSVSEMASHKFKRMLNRELTHLSEMSRSGNQVSEYISTTFLDKQNEVEIPSPTTKERESQEAPRKRPPQQPPARGRQCQPMSQISGLKKLEHGSGLSPASIPRFGVKTEHEELLAQELENLNKWGLNIFCVSDYAGGRSLSCIMYSIFQERDLLKKFHIPADTMVTYMLTLEDHYHADVAYHNSLHAADVLQSTHVLLATPALDAVFTDLEILAALFAAAIHDVDHPGVSNQFLINTNSELALMYNDESVLENHHLAVGFKLLQEENCDIFQNLSKRQRQSLRKMVIDMVLATDMSKHMTLLADLKTMVETKKVTSSGVLLLDNYTDRIQVLRNMVHCADLSNPTKPLELYRQWTDRIMAEFFQQGDRERERGMEISPMCDKHTASVEKSQVGFIDYIVHPLWETWADLVHPDAQEILDTLEDNRDWYYSAIRQSPSPPPEDEPGRPGHTGPPDKFQFELTLEEEEEEEDALDVQQFPTAEEQSLATVELLASAEETARMEAQDSTVSSVEEEAKPWQGVDSACRVPEPVGLEECIEIAGCGSPSGFASPLLPVLRTPSTEEETPGHPGLPSTAAEVGALRDHLVAKRACCACSGTPGEDKATLPVPSGWGSGGDPT
- the Pde4a gene encoding cAMP-specific 3',5'-cyclic phosphodiesterase 4A isoform X3, which gives rise to MARPRGLGRIPELRLAAFPVAAAAATEDEAFLPEPAAPRAPRRARSPPSSPVFFASPSPTFRRRLRLLRSVQDCSRQAWAGLEAENGPTPSPGRSPLDSQASPGLVLHAGTATSQRRESFLYRSDSDYDMSPKTMSRNSSVTSEAHAEDLIVTPFAQVLASLRSVRSNFSLLTNVPIPSNKRSPLGGPTPVCKATLSEETCQQLAKETLEELDWCLEQIETMQTYRSVSEMASHKFKRMLNRELTHLSEMSRSGNQVSEYISTTFLDKQNEVEIPSPTTKERESQEAPRKRPPQQPPARGRQCQPMSQISGLKKLEHGSGLSPASIPRFGVKTEHEELLAQELENLNKWGLNIFCVSDYAGGRSLSCIMYSIFQERDLLKKFHIPADTMVTYMLTLEDHYHADVAYHNSLHAADVLQSTHVLLATPALDAVFTDLEILAALFAAAIHDVDHPGVSNQFLINTNSELALMYNDESVLENHHLAVGFKLLQEENCDIFQNLSKRQRQSLRKMVIDMVLATDMSKHMTLLADLKTMVETKKVTSSGVLLLDNYTDRIQVLRNMVHCADLSNPTKPLELYRQWTDRIMAEFFQQGDRERERGMEISPMCDKHTASVEKSQVGFIDYIVHPLWETWADLVHPDAQEILDTLEDNRDWYYSAIRQSPSPPPEDEPGRPGHTGPPDKFQFELTLEEEEEEEDALDVQQFPTAEEQSLATVELLASAEETARMEAQDSTVSSVEEEAKPWQGVDSACRVPEPVGLEECIEIAGCGSPSGFASPLLPVLRTPSTEEETPGHPGLPSTAAEVGALRDHLVAKRACCACSGTPGEDKATLPVPSGWGSGGDPT